GAAAACATATGAGCGATCCCCACCAGCAGCGATACCGATGAACGACGACAACGACGCGGGCGGGGCGATCGCCGAGTCGACCGATCACGCCGCCTCGGGTGCGCCCGACGCCGGCTGGGCGATCGGCGACCGTTTCTCCTCGGAGGAGATCTTCCAACGGGTGCTCGCCACCGCCGACGAGGAGGTCGCCACCGGCACCCGCGAACTGTTCTTCAGCGGCCTCGCCGCGGGCTTTGCCATCGTCATCACGTTCGTCGGTCACGCGGCGGTGAGCGCGTACTTCCCCGAGAGTACGCTGCTTGGCTCCCTTTTGTATCCGATCGGCTTCATCTACATTATCCTCGGGCGCTACCAGCTCTACACCGAGAACACGCTACCGCCCGTGGCGCTGGTGCTGGCTCGCCTCGCCAGCCTGCCGATGATGGTGCGCGTCTGGGTCGTCGTGCTGCTCGGCAACGTCCTCGGAGCCGCTCTCGGCGTGTTCGTCCTCGCCAACAGTCACGTGCTCTCGACCGCGGCAATGCAAGCAGGTGCTGATTTCACCCGGACGGGACTCGAAACCGCCTGGTGGGACGTGTTCTTCAAGGCACTGTTCGCGGGCTGGCTCGTTGCCGGCGTGGTGTGGCTCGGTCACGCCGTCCAGGACTCGGTCACGCGCCTGTTCCTCATCTACATCGTGTTCTACACGATCGCCGCGGCGGAGCTCTATCACGTCGTCACCACTGCGGCGGACGCGCTCTTTTTCGTGTTCATCGGAGAAGCCGGACTCCTCACCGTCGGCTACGCGTTCTGGCTTCCGGTGTTGCTTGGCAACACTGTCGGCGGCGTCTTCCTGGTGGCGCTCGTGAACTACGGGCAGACCGAACGCCAGCGCTTCCCCGAAGTCCGTGGACTCTCGCTGCGCGAGTGGCTCGTCGGCTGGGAGGGTGGTCGCGAGCGTGAGCCGGTGAACATCAAGGAGGCCGGCCCAAGAGACGACGATTGACCGAGACCGCCGCTCCGCCGGGAACGCCGACGCGCTCCGCGAGGCAGCGTGCGGACGGTCCGTCAGGACGAACCGTTCACAGCAGTTCGATCGCGGTGATCACGGCGTAGCCCGCCCCCAGCGCCAGCACGAGCGAACCGATCCACGCGAGCACGGTGTAGCCCATTTTCCGCGCGCTGACGCCGCCCCCACCGGCCGCAAAGCCGCTACCGATCACCGCGCTCACGATGATCTCGTTGAACGACACCGGGATCCCGAAGACGACCGCCGTCTGGGCGATCGCGAAGGAGGGGATGAGCGCCGCGATGGATCGCCGCGGCCCGAGCGAGGAGTAGTCCTGCGCGATCGCCTTGATCATCCGGGGCGCGCCCATCCACGATCCGGCGAGCAGGCCGATCCCGCCGAACACCAGCAGCGCGAGCAACGACACCGAAAACGGCAGGGTCGTTCCCTGAAACGCGGCGAGCAGCGGGCCGACCGCGAGCCCGACCTGGCTCCCGCCAGCCGAGAACGCCACGAGGCCGCCGAGCGCCAGCAGGAAGTGGCGTTCGGCGCTGTCGACGCCCGAGCTGAGGTCCCAGACGAGCGCGCCTGCGACGAGACCGGCGACGGCGACCGACACGAGTCCCGTCCCGATCGTCGTCGATAGCGGGAGATCCGTCGCCACCGCGGCGGCGATCGACGCCCCGCCGGAGTCCGAGCCGAGAAGCGTGAAGGGGACGTTCGCCACGATGAGACCGACGATCCCGCCGAGGACCGGGACGGTGTAGCGCTCGGGGATCGCCTCGTGGCGGAGCGTCCGCGCGGTGACGTATGCGATACCGCCACCGACGAACGGCGTGAGCAGCCACAGCGTGCCGATCTCGACGTACTTCGGCCAGACGGGGCTGCCACCGAGCCCGAGCCCGACGCCGACGACCGCTCCCGTCACGGTGAACGCGGTGGCGATCGGATAGCCGGTGAAGATGCCGACCGCGACGAGCGCCGCCGCGAGCAGGAGGAGTACCGTCGACGCCGTCGGCGAGAGCGAGATCCCGCCGACCAGTCCTGTGCCGACCGCGTCCGCGACGTTCGCGCCCTGGAGCACCGCACCGAGGAAGCCGAGAATGCCGACGAGAAAGCCCGCGCGCATCACCGAGATGGCGCGTGCGCCCACGGCGGGCGCGAAGGGTGTCGATCCCGACGATCCCGCGCCGATGGTCCACGCCATGAACAGGCTGGCGACGGTCGCGACGACGAGGACGGCTGCCGTTCCGGCCGCGACCATCCGTCAGACCGTCCTCCGGAAATCCGCTCTCGTCGTCGGCACGTCGCCCGCCCTGCCGTCAAACACATTGGTCATGGTGATGCATCGACACCGCTCTCGGTTAAACTGTTGTTCCCGGCGGTCGCGTGGCGAGCCGAAGTTCGCCGGAGCGACTGACGATGCTATAGCAATCAGCATTGATTTCAGAACCTCCATATTACAGGTTGTTGTGTTGTTGAAGCCGATGTGCGAGATGTAGAGGGTGTATCCAGCACCCGTTCCTGGAATGCGATTCATTCAGCTTCCGGCAAATCTGCCAACTGAGTGTCTGGTTGATGACTGCTAGCATAGATCTATCGAGTGGCGATGAGGACACCGACCGACTCAGTAATAATTTCGATATCGGTGAGCGTGAAGCCTGCACCTGCGAGGAGATTGGCGACAGTTCCCATCGGTGGCAGTGTTTCGTAATCGTTTGGGGTCTGCGTCGGCCCGAAGCGCATTTTGTCGGCCACCACTATACAACGAGGATTCAACGCCACGAGACCGTCGATGGCCGTGCGTAATTCGTCCTCGCTCCCTTCATCGTAGGCCATATACAGGGCGTAGCTGGCGACGACGACATTCACAGATTCCTCAATGTTCGGTTCACGAAATGATCCGTGATCGAATGAGACATTCTCGATACTGCGTCTTTCAGCCTTCTCTCGGGCGTACTGGAGCCACTCGTCGTAGATGTCTCGCCCTAACACGTGGTCACACTTCGATGCAAGTTCGAGAGCGACGATACCTGTGCCCGTACCGATATCGACCACGGTATCATCGCGCCCGATTGGAGCGTGCGTGAGAAGAGAGGACAGACACCTCTGGTACACCTCATCTGCCTCGCTGTCCGCATCGTAGTCCATCGGGGTGTAGCCGTGATAGTCGCGTTCCGTGTTGGTCATCGGTACGGCGAATAGGATATGCTGCAGGATAAGGGTCTCAAGAATCATCGTTGACACATTCGGCCGATACATACGCGCCCTGTACCTCTCGCATCATTCCGGATAGTTCTGATAATGTACTAAAAGAGAATATGAGAACTTCCGCTAAACACTACAGCAATCGGAGAAGGATGTACGTCCATACGAACGAAAGCAGTGGTGAACGAGCCAGCGCCAAGCCAACTGACGGCAGATGATTCATCCACCACACAGCTGGACGAGTGTAGCGACGACGCCAGCGCCGATCGAGTGACCTGCAGTCGGATTCACTCCACCACAACCGCTCCCCATCAGGTTCGGGCAACCCACCGCCCGAGCCGGGTTCGAGCGGTTTCATCAACGGGGCAACGAAGTAGAAAATTCTTTCAGCGTGTCTCGTGTCTCACTCGACAATGAGCACGGCACGAGGGTTGCCGATCCGCGTTACCCTCTGGTGTGTCTTCCTCGGGGTCGTCGCCGTGGGCGGCGTTGCCGCCGAACCGGTGTGGCCACAAGAACGCCAAATCGAGACCGAACGCAACGAGTCCGACAACCGACTCCACATCGCGCTCCGATCGGATGGCTCGGCGGACGTCCGGATGAGCTACCGCACCCGGCTCGACGATCCGAACGAGACGGCTGCCTTTCGGCAGCTCCGAGCGAACGCCCGAGCCACCCCGGAACGCTACAGCGAGCGGTTCGCCGAACGGATGAGCGAGGCGGCCGCGACCGCCGAGGTGACGACGGGCCGAGAGATGGCGATCGAGAACGTGAGCGTGCGGACCACGCGCCCGGATAGTACCGTCGGAGTCGTGACCTACACCTTCACGTGGCGTGGTTTCGCGACGACCAACGGCGAACGTCTCGGGGTCGGCGACGCACTCGAAGGGTTCGTCCTCCACGACGGATCGCAGGTCACGATCGCCTGGCCGGACGGCTACGAGCCGGCCACGATACGTCCATCTCCCGACGACCGACGAGCGAACGCCGTCGTCTGGACGGACTCGCCGGCGTTCGAGGAAGACGGCCCGCGAGTCGTGGTGTCCGCGTCGAACACGACCACCGTCGGTTCGTCGGGGGATGCCGATCCGGGTGGCGTGATCCCGAACGCCGTCGAAGACCTCCCGCGTGGCGTGGCGGCGCTCGTGGTGGTCCTCGTCGTGGTCGTCGTTGTCTTCCTCGTCTACCGGAAGAGCGGGACGACGACTGCCGAAACGACTGGAGCCGCGGGGAGCGAAACCGCGGCCACGGTCGCACCCGGGAGCGACTCGATCGACGGAGGCGCGACGAGCGTCGATGGTGGCACCGCCGACGACACGGACGCTACCGAACCGGCGCGCGACGAACCGAACGACGACGCGGCGAAGCTACTGAGCAACGAGGAGCAGGTGCTGCGGGTGCTCGAACGGCACGACGGACGCATGAAACAACAGCAGGTCGTCACCGCGCTTGATTGGACCGAAGCGAAGACGAGTCAGGTGGTTTCCAGCCTGCGTGCCGAGGACAAAGTCGAGGGGTTCCGGCTCGGCCGCGAGAACGTCCTGTCGCTCCCCGAAGATCCGACCGGCGAAGCGGGCTCGAACGGGGATAATTCGGGTTGATTCGGCTGAACGGTACGGGGAGTCTATATCGCCCCACCGCATCGTGGAGTACAGTGACAGCTCGATGACTGATCGACGGCGCGCGGTCGCACTCTCGCTGGTGATCGTCCTGCTTTCGAGTGTGGTATCGGTCGCTGCGCTTGCACCCACGGCTGCGCAGACGGAGCCGACCGATGGGCAGCGGAACGGATCGGTGTCGGGAGCCGAGACACCGGGTGCGGCGTTCTCGATCGCGATCGGTGTTCAGGGCACGGAGACGGAAGCCACGGTCGAGTGTCGAGCACTCGACGCCGCGCTTGCGAACGCGACGACCAACGGATCGGTGGCTGCTGTCGTCGCCGACGAAACACGAGCCATCGCCGAACGGCTCGATGGGCTCTCGACACGCCACAGGACGCTTTCGACACGGAACACGAGCGCCAACGACACGCGTAAAGCGGTGCTTCGCGCGAAGCGGACGACACTCGACTGTCGGCTCGATCGCCTCTCGACAGCAGCGGCGGCCCTCCCTCCCGACGTCCGTTCCGCACACGACATCACCGACCGCAGGCTATCGATGCTCTCGACGCGTGTGAACGCCGGCGGCGAAGGGATCGAAAGCGGTCGTGTGGACAGCAGACACGACGGAACGAACGGCACCGTGACGACAGGTGAGCCACAGCCGCGAAACGCCTCGACGACACAGCTACCCAAAGAGCAGACACCGACCGCGACAGCGACAGAGCTGGAGACACCGACGGAGACGGCGACCGAAACGGCGACAGAAACACCGACAGCGACCGAAACGGCGACAGCCACGAAGACGACGACAGCAACGGCGACGCCGACCCCGACTACGGACCCGACCCCGACAGCGGAATCGACCACCACGGACGACTCGGCGGGCACCGATCGGCCCACGGCATCCGACAAATCACCTGACGACGGTGAGGGCGACACGGAAGAAACGGACGACGATGGCGGGAGCGACACCGACGAATCCGACGGTCGGACGAACGATGAAGGAGACAACGACGACGAGGCGGACAACGACGGGGAAGACAGCGACGACGAGGCGGACAACGACGAAGACACGAACGATGAGTGACTGTGGCCGAAGCGATAGTGTTTAGCGGAAGTCCTCGTACCCCCATCAGACAATCACCTTGTCAGCTGTTAGAACTACCGTGCAAGACAGAGAGAATATCTCGCATCTGATGTCTGCGGCTATCTCTTGTTTCAGAGACTGGCCCTGTAAGCAGGGGAGTGCCTGACGATTGTTGAGTCGGGTAGCAGGATTTCCATAGGTGACAGGGCGTAGATAGCGAATCAGTCCGGATTTCTTGTGAGACACTACTACTACTACTTCAGCGGTTGATGTAGAGTAGCCAGGATCCCACACTGGCAGTGACTGGCAAAACCGTACAGGAGAGGGATAGTCCATTTTCGTCGTACAGCGCATCTATAAGCCGATTCGAGAGAATAGACACCCATAGAGAGAAACACTATGAAACAACGAGTGCTGTTCATTCACGGCGCCGGGGGATACGAGGATGATCAAATATTGGCGACTGATCTGCGTGATGTGCTGGGGACGGCATACAACGTTCGGTATCCGAAAATGCCGGATGGAACCGAGGTAGAGAGATGGAACGAGCAGATCGCAAACGAACTCGCTGCTTCAGATGGCAGGGTGATTCTCGTCGGGCATTCGCTAGGTGGTTCGCTCCTGCTGAAATATCTTTCCGAAGAGACGGTTGAACAACCTGTTGCCGGACTGTTTCTGCTCGCGCCACCCTACTGGGGTGCTGAAGGGTGGGATGTCGACGAGTACACGCTGCAAAACAACGTCGCATCGAAGCTACCCACTGAACTGCCAGTGTTCTTCTACCACAGCCGCGCTGACGAAATAGTACCATTTGCCCACCTTGCGCTGTACGCAGGAAAACTTCCGCAGGCAACTATTCACGAGCGTGATAGCGGCGGACATCAGTTCAACAACGATTTGTCAGAAGTTGCTCGTGACATCAAACGACTGAAGCAGAAGAACTCATAGCGAGACAAACAACTGACTCACTCAGACACGTCTGTAGGTGAACCAGAACCACCGAAGTGGTACTACTCAGATTCAAGTTGCTGCATAAGGCCGAGCATATCGGACTGAGTGGCACTGTCTAGTTGAGGTAGCTTGAGGAATGAGCAGGTCGTAGCGAGTATTGGTCATGAAACTCGGAGACCTGCTCGGAGAGACGTTGNGGCACTGTCTAGTTGAGGTAGCTTGAGGAATGAGCAGGTCGTAGCGAGTATTGGTCATGAAACTCGGAGACCTGCTCGGAGAGACGTTGAACGTGGACTGTGGTGAGGTTTGGGAGAACGAACGCACCCCGACACCCGTCAGGGTGTTCGGGGTGCGTCTCCATTCGATGGGGCTGTCGCTGCGGGAGATCGTCGCTGTATTTGATTGGCTTGGCGTCGATCGTTCCCACGGAGCGGTTTGGAACTGGACGCATACGCTCTCAGAGACCCAGGCTGACCCGCCGACGGCGGAGCCGTCGCGGGTCGCCGTTGATGAGAAACAGATTACCGTCGACGGCGAGAAAAAGTGGCTCTACGCTGCTGTCGACACCGACTCGAAGCTGCTGCTCGATATCGAGGTATTCAGCCGACGCGGGACCGATTCCGCGTCGGCGTTCCTCCACCGACTCACTACCAGACATGAGGTTTCAGATACCGAGTTTCTCGTCGACGCCGGCGGGTATCTGACTGCTCTCGCTCGGCGTGAGTTGAGCGGACAGCTCAACTACAGTGAGCGTAATCTGATCGAGAAGCTGTTTCAGACTGTGGCGATGCGGATCGACCGCTTTCACTCGTTCTGGCGGGGGAGTCCAGCCAGCGCACGGCGCTGGCTGCGACGGTTCAAGCATCACTACAACTACGATCGACCGAATCAAGCGCTCGATGGACGAACACCCGTCGAAGAGGTTCTCAACTAGACAGTGCCNGGCTGCGACGGTTCAAGCATCACTACAACTACGATCGACCGAATCAAGCGCTCGATGGACGAACACCCGTCGAAGAGGTTCTCAACTAGACAGTGCCGACTGAGTCCATGTCTCAATCAGCTGTCTATCCTCGAATCGATTGATTTCGACGGCGAGCATCTCTACTCGTTTCCCGGTCGGCTCCATGTCGCCCATAGGACCTTCGTGGGTCCCGGTCATCGTCCACCGGAGAGCTACCTTACTGCCCTCTTCTACGGCGTCCTCAATAGTGAACTCCATATCCGGGAAGCCCTCTCGGGTCATTCTCACCAATGTTTTGTACAATTCTGGCCCGCGCATCTCCTCGGCAATCTCGCAGTCGTGGATGACGTACTCTGGTCCAACAAGTTCATCCGCAACATCTGGGTTTTCTCCGTTCCATACTCCCTCAAAGAGCCGGTGAAGAATTTCGGTTTGTTTGCTCATGGATTCCCCATCTCCGGTAGCACTGATGCTGATGGACAGTAAATATGTCATCCTAGCAGGTCGGAAGTGACCACTCACGCGAAACCCGGAGCGCGTCGGTCACGCGACGGCGTTCGCTCCCGCACCACGGGACCCTCACGGCCCACGGGGAGCCGTCGGCGCAGGCGGGATAAGTATGAGCGTGGGACGTGCAAGATGCGCGCCCTATATCTTGCACGCCGATTTTAGCAGAGAGCCGATCTGTGATAGTGGAAAGTACGAAGGCTTCAGCTGATCTCTATAGTGAGTGACTGCGACCGAAGCCAGTGAGTGGTTTTCGGAGCGAGGCACGAGAAATCTCGTTCGCGTAGTTCGAGCGCGACGTTCCGATCACGATGGTCCCACGTCGGTTCGTCTGGCGCAGTGATCGCAACAGGAACGGAGCCACTGCGATCCAACTATGCAACTATCCTAATTATTTGGTGCAGGGATTCGACCGAACACGGACAAAAGGGCCGAAATCCGGGTTAATTCGGGCCAATTCGCGCGGATTCGAGTAGACAATCGTCTGACTTGATGTGGGTTCCTGTTGTGCGAACGGTTGCGGCAGCACGCCGCAGAATCGGTCGATGGTGCCGGGCACGCTGGAGTGGGGCTCCGCAGGGGGCCCGCCCGTGACCGGCCGCATCGTGAACATCGGACGCGCTGACGACCGAATCTCACCACCGTGACAACACAACCACTGACGGACGACAGTCGAATCGGCACCCACCGACGGAAACTACGCCGGCTCCACGAGCGGTATCGGAAATACTACCCGTTCGTTGGCTTCCTTGCCGGCCTCGTGGCCGTTGCCGTGGGTGTGAGGACGGCCGTATCGGGAATCGGCACCGCGATGCAG
The sequence above is a segment of the Halococcus salifodinae DSM 8989 genome. Coding sequences within it:
- a CDS encoding DUF7345 domain-containing protein, which produces MSTARGLPIRVTLWCVFLGVVAVGGVAAEPVWPQERQIETERNESDNRLHIALRSDGSADVRMSYRTRLDDPNETAAFRQLRANARATPERYSERFAERMSEAAATAEVTTGREMAIENVSVRTTRPDSTVGVVTYTFTWRGFATTNGERLGVGDALEGFVLHDGSQVTIAWPDGYEPATIRPSPDDRRANAVVWTDSPAFEEDGPRVVVSASNTTTVGSSGDADPGGVIPNAVEDLPRGVAALVVVLVVVVVVFLVYRKSGTTTAETTGAAGSETAATVAPGSDSIDGGATSVDGGTADDTDATEPARDEPNDDAAKLLSNEEQVLRVLERHDGRMKQQQVVTALDWTEAKTSQVVSSLRAEDKVEGFRLGRENVLSLPEDPTGEAGSNGDNSG
- a CDS encoding IS6 family transposase, with protein sequence MKLGDLLGETLNVDCGEVWENERTPTPVRVFGVRLHSMGLSLREIVAVFDWLGVDRSHGAVWNWTHTLSETQADPPTAEPSRVAVDEKQITVDGEKKWLYAAVDTDSKLLLDIEVFSRRGTDSASAFLHRLTTRHEVSDTEFLVDAGGYLTALARRELSGQLNYSERNLIEKLFQTVAMRIDRFHSFWRGSPASARRWLRRFKHHYNYDRPNQALDGRTPVEEVLN
- a CDS encoding class I SAM-dependent methyltransferase; translated protein: MILETLILQHILFAVPMTNTERDYHGYTPMDYDADSEADEVYQRCLSSLLTHAPIGRDDTVVDIGTGTGIVALELASKCDHVLGRDIYDEWLQYAREKAERRSIENVSFDHGSFREPNIEESVNVVVASYALYMAYDEGSEDELRTAIDGLVALNPRCIVVADKMRFGPTQTPNDYETLPPMGTVANLLAGAGFTLTDIEIITESVGVLIATR
- a CDS encoding alpha/beta fold hydrolase; translation: MKQRVLFIHGAGGYEDDQILATDLRDVLGTAYNVRYPKMPDGTEVERWNEQIANELAASDGRVILVGHSLGGSLLLKYLSEETVEQPVAGLFLLAPPYWGAEGWDVDEYTLQNNVASKLPTELPVFFYHSRADEIVPFAHLALYAGKLPQATIHERDSGGHQFNNDLSEVARDIKRLKQKNS
- a CDS encoding ester cyclase encodes the protein MSKQTEILHRLFEGVWNGENPDVADELVGPEYVIHDCEIAEEMRGPELYKTLVRMTREGFPDMEFTIEDAVEEGSKVALRWTMTGTHEGPMGDMEPTGKRVEMLAVEINRFEDRQLIETWTQSALSS
- a CDS encoding formate/nitrite transporter family protein, with translation MNDDNDAGGAIAESTDHAASGAPDAGWAIGDRFSSEEIFQRVLATADEEVATGTRELFFSGLAAGFAIVITFVGHAAVSAYFPESTLLGSLLYPIGFIYIILGRYQLYTENTLPPVALVLARLASLPMMVRVWVVVLLGNVLGAALGVFVLANSHVLSTAAMQAGADFTRTGLETAWWDVFFKALFAGWLVAGVVWLGHAVQDSVTRLFLIYIVFYTIAAAELYHVVTTAADALFFVFIGEAGLLTVGYAFWLPVLLGNTVGGVFLVALVNYGQTERQRFPEVRGLSLREWLVGWEGGREREPVNIKEAGPRDDD
- a CDS encoding inorganic phosphate transporter, with product MVAAGTAAVLVVATVASLFMAWTIGAGSSGSTPFAPAVGARAISVMRAGFLVGILGFLGAVLQGANVADAVGTGLVGGISLSPTASTVLLLLAAALVAVGIFTGYPIATAFTVTGAVVGVGLGLGGSPVWPKYVEIGTLWLLTPFVGGGIAYVTARTLRHEAIPERYTVPVLGGIVGLIVANVPFTLLGSDSGGASIAAAVATDLPLSTTIGTGLVSVAVAGLVAGALVWDLSSGVDSAERHFLLALGGLVAFSAGGSQVGLAVGPLLAAFQGTTLPFSVSLLALLVFGGIGLLAGSWMGAPRMIKAIAQDYSSLGPRRSIAALIPSFAIAQTAVVFGIPVSFNEIIVSAVIGSGFAAGGGGVSARKMGYTVLAWIGSLVLALGAGYAVITAIELL